In a single window of the Poecile atricapillus isolate bPoeAtr1 chromosome 27, bPoeAtr1.hap1, whole genome shotgun sequence genome:
- the GRN gene encoding progranulin isoform X3 codes for MGARQARPVANERRGAGLAARGSGGGLRQGRGRDRERELGALVPPGAPRTMRTLVLLWVALASVRGQLPCPHGGPCPVTPALPVHSAKGCQDSSSCPASCQLPESVPCAGGHRCCPRGSHCSADGESCVTDLAPRAVPCPDGQSECPDDATCCVTSSGAWGCCPMPQASCCADKVHCCPHATICDLTRGRCVSPSGDTDVPLSTAFPSWKRQPPAPVALRQVLCPDGRSACPDGTTCCQLSPTQYGCCPLQNAVCCGDGQHCCPQGTTCDLIHSTCTSLGGSAPLAALPTARDVKCDEETSCPDGNTCCRLSSGAWGCCPLEQAVCCPDHVHCCPQGYTCDPEGGSCLQGGGTRRPWVRKTPALPREGQVTLGDVKCDEKTSCPDGSTCCRLSLGTWGCCPLEQAVCCGDHQHCCPRGYTCNVATESCEKLLEPTWLLPTPSAPRQAPSAPHRPPPVPLRAPGTHPGGLVPCGASGSCRGGQRCCQARGGSWGCCPFAQGSCCSDGRHCCPAGSQCTGGGWGCSPQHPFLF; via the exons ATGGGAGCGCGGCAGGCGCGGCCGGTGGCCAATGAGCGGCGGGGGGCGGGACTTGCGGccagagggagtggggggggtTTGCGGCAGGGACGGGGCAGGGACCGGGAGAGGGAACTGGGAGCGCTG GtgcccccaggtgcccccagaaCCATGAGGACCCTCGTGCTGCTGTGGGTGGCCCTGGCCAGCGTGAGGGGCCAGctgccctgtccccatgggggCCCCTGCCCCGTGACCCCG GCCCTGCCTGTCCACAGTGCAAAGGGGTGTCAGGACAGCTCATCCTGCCCCGCCAGCTGCCAGCTGCCAGAG agtgtcccctgCGCCGGGGGCCACCGCTGCTGTCCCCGAGGGTCCCACTGCAGTGCTGATGGGGAGTCCTGTGTCACAGACCTGG CCCCCcgtgctgtcccctgtcctgatGGCCAGTCCGAGTGTCCCGATGATGCCACATGCTGTGTGACAAGCAGCGGCGCCTGGGGGTGCTGCCCCATGCCCCAG GCCTCGTGCTGTGCTGACAAGGtgcactgctgtccccatgcCACCATCTGCGACCTGACCCGCGGGCGCTGTGTGTCCCCCAGCGGTGACACTGACGTCCCCCTGAGCACAGCCTTCCCCTCCTGGAAGCGCCAGCCCCCTGCCCCAG TCGCACTGCGCCAGGTGCTGTGTCCTGATGGCCGCTCGGCGTGTCCTGATGGGACAACCTGCTGCCAGCTGTCCCCAACGCAGTatggctgctgtcccctgcagaAC GCCGTGTGCTGCGGTGATGGGcagcactgctgtccccagggcaccACCTGCGACCTGATTCACTCCACCTGCACCTCCCTGGGGGGCTCTGCACCCctggcagcactgcccacaG CTCGTGACGTCAAGTGTGACGAGGAGACGAGCTGTCCCGATGGGAACACGTGCTGCCGGCTCAGCTCAGGGGCCTGGGGGTGCTGCCCCCTCGAGCAG GCCGTCTGCTGCCCCGACCACGTGCACTGCTGCCCCCAGGGCTACACCTGCGACCCCGAGGGGGGCAGCTGCCTGCAGGGGGGGGGCACCCGCCGGCCCTGGGTGCGCAAGAccccggcgctgccccgggAGGGACAGGTGACCTTGGGGGATGTCAAATGTGATGAAAAGACGAGCTGTCCTGATGGGAGCACGTGCTGCAGGCTGAGCCTGGGCACCTGGGGGTGCTGCCCCCTCGAGCAG GCCGTTTGCTGCGGGGAccaccagcactgctgtccCCGAGGCTACACCTGCAACGTGGCCACCGAGagctgtgagaagctgctggagccCACCTGGCTACTGCCAACCCCCTCAGCCCCCCGCCAggccccctcagccccccacCGGCCACCCCCCGTCCCACTGCGAGCCCCTGGCACTCACCCAGGTGGCCTCGTGCCCTGCGGTGCCAGCGGCTCCTGCCGCGGGGGCCAGCGGTGCTGCCAGGCCCGGGGAGGCTCTTGGGGGTGCTGCCCCTTTGCCCAG ggctcctgctgctccGACGGCCGTCACTGCTGCCCCGCGGGGTCCCAGTGCACtgggggaggctggggctgcagcccccagcacccATTCCTGTTCTGA
- the GRN gene encoding progranulin isoform X1 — protein MGARQARPVANERRGAGLAARGSGGGLRQGRGRDRERELGALVPPGAPRTMRTLVLLWVALASVRGQLPCPHGGPCPVTPALPVHSAKGCQDSSSCPASCQLPESVPCAGGHRCCPRGSHCSADGESCVTDLAPRAVPCPDGQSECPDDATCCVTSSGAWGCCPMPQASCCADKVHCCPHATICDLTRGRCVSPSGDTDVPLSTAFPSWKRQPPAPVALRQVLCPDGRSACPDGTTCCQLSPTQYGCCPLQNAVCCGDGQHCCPQGTTCDLIHSTCTSLGGSAPLAALPTARDVKCDEETSCPDGNTCCRLSSGAWGCCPLEQAVCCPDHVHCCPQGYTCDPEGGSCLQGGGTRRPWVRKTPALPREGQVTLGDVKCDEKTSCPDGSTCCRLSLGTWGCCPLEQAVCCPDHVHCCPQGYTCDPEGGSCLQEGGTRRPWVRKTPALPREGQVTSGDVKCDEKTSCPDGSTCCRLSLGTWGCCPLEQAVCCGDHQHCCPRGYTCNVATESCEKLLEPTWLLPTPSAPRQAPSAPHRPPPVPLRAPGTHPGGLVPCGASGSCRGGQRCCQARGGSWGCCPFAQGSCCSDGRHCCPAGSQCTGGGWGCSPQHPFLF, from the exons ATGGGAGCGCGGCAGGCGCGGCCGGTGGCCAATGAGCGGCGGGGGGCGGGACTTGCGGccagagggagtggggggggtTTGCGGCAGGGACGGGGCAGGGACCGGGAGAGGGAACTGGGAGCGCTG GtgcccccaggtgcccccagaaCCATGAGGACCCTCGTGCTGCTGTGGGTGGCCCTGGCCAGCGTGAGGGGCCAGctgccctgtccccatgggggCCCCTGCCCCGTGACCCCG GCCCTGCCTGTCCACAGTGCAAAGGGGTGTCAGGACAGCTCATCCTGCCCCGCCAGCTGCCAGCTGCCAGAG agtgtcccctgCGCCGGGGGCCACCGCTGCTGTCCCCGAGGGTCCCACTGCAGTGCTGATGGGGAGTCCTGTGTCACAGACCTGG CCCCCcgtgctgtcccctgtcctgatGGCCAGTCCGAGTGTCCCGATGATGCCACATGCTGTGTGACAAGCAGCGGCGCCTGGGGGTGCTGCCCCATGCCCCAG GCCTCGTGCTGTGCTGACAAGGtgcactgctgtccccatgcCACCATCTGCGACCTGACCCGCGGGCGCTGTGTGTCCCCCAGCGGTGACACTGACGTCCCCCTGAGCACAGCCTTCCCCTCCTGGAAGCGCCAGCCCCCTGCCCCAG TCGCACTGCGCCAGGTGCTGTGTCCTGATGGCCGCTCGGCGTGTCCTGATGGGACAACCTGCTGCCAGCTGTCCCCAACGCAGTatggctgctgtcccctgcagaAC GCCGTGTGCTGCGGTGATGGGcagcactgctgtccccagggcaccACCTGCGACCTGATTCACTCCACCTGCACCTCCCTGGGGGGCTCTGCACCCctggcagcactgcccacaG CTCGTGACGTCAAGTGTGACGAGGAGACGAGCTGTCCCGATGGGAACACGTGCTGCCGGCTCAGCTCAGGGGCCTGGGGGTGCTGCCCCCTCGAGCAG GCCGTCTGCTGCCCCGACCACGTGCACTGCTGCCCCCAGGGCTACACCTGCGACCCCGAGGGGGGCAGCTGCCTGCAGGGGGGGGGCACCCGCCGGCCCTGGGTGCGCAAGAccccggcgctgccccgggAGGGACAGGTGACCTTGGGGGATGTCAAATGTGATGAAAAGACGAGCTGTCCTGATGGGAGCACGTGCTGCAGGCTGAGCCTGGGCACCTGGGGGTGCTGCCCCCTCGAGCAG GCCGTCTGCTGCCCCGACCACGTGCACTGCTGCCCCCAGGGCTACACCTGCGACCCCGAGGGGggcagctgcctgcaggaggGGGGCACCCGCCGGCCCTGGGTGCGCAAGAccccggcgctgccccgggAGGGACAGGTGACCTCAGGGGATGTCAAATGCGATGAAAAGACGAGCTGTCCTGACGGGAGCACGTGCTGCAGGCTGAGCCTGGGCACCTGGGGGTGCTGCCCCCTCGAGCAG GCCGTTTGCTGCGGGGAccaccagcactgctgtccCCGAGGCTACACCTGCAACGTGGCCACCGAGagctgtgagaagctgctggagccCACCTGGCTACTGCCAACCCCCTCAGCCCCCCGCCAggccccctcagccccccacCGGCCACCCCCCGTCCCACTGCGAGCCCCTGGCACTCACCCAGGTGGCCTCGTGCCCTGCGGTGCCAGCGGCTCCTGCCGCGGGGGCCAGCGGTGCTGCCAGGCCCGGGGAGGCTCTTGGGGGTGCTGCCCCTTTGCCCAG ggctcctgctgctccGACGGCCGTCACTGCTGCCCCGCGGGGTCCCAGTGCACtgggggaggctggggctgcagcccccagcacccATTCCTGTTCTGA
- the GRN gene encoding progranulin isoform X2, with protein sequence MRTLVLLWVALASVRGQLPCPHGGPCPVTPALPVHSAKGCQDSSSCPASCQLPESVPCAGGHRCCPRGSHCSADGESCVTDLAPRAVPCPDGQSECPDDATCCVTSSGAWGCCPMPQASCCADKVHCCPHATICDLTRGRCVSPSGDTDVPLSTAFPSWKRQPPAPVALRQVLCPDGRSACPDGTTCCQLSPTQYGCCPLQNAVCCGDGQHCCPQGTTCDLIHSTCTSLGGSAPLAALPTARDVKCDEETSCPDGNTCCRLSSGAWGCCPLEQAVCCPDHVHCCPQGYTCDPEGGSCLQGGGTRRPWVRKTPALPREGQVTLGDVKCDEKTSCPDGSTCCRLSLGTWGCCPLEQAVCCPDHVHCCPQGYTCDPEGGSCLQEGGTRRPWVRKTPALPREGQVTSGDVKCDEKTSCPDGSTCCRLSLGTWGCCPLEQAVCCGDHQHCCPRGYTCNVATESCEKLLEPTWLLPTPSAPRQAPSAPHRPPPVPLRAPGTHPGGLVPCGASGSCRGGQRCCQARGGSWGCCPFAQGSCCSDGRHCCPAGSQCTGGGWGCSPQHPFLF encoded by the exons ATGAGGACCCTCGTGCTGCTGTGGGTGGCCCTGGCCAGCGTGAGGGGCCAGctgccctgtccccatgggggCCCCTGCCCCGTGACCCCG GCCCTGCCTGTCCACAGTGCAAAGGGGTGTCAGGACAGCTCATCCTGCCCCGCCAGCTGCCAGCTGCCAGAG agtgtcccctgCGCCGGGGGCCACCGCTGCTGTCCCCGAGGGTCCCACTGCAGTGCTGATGGGGAGTCCTGTGTCACAGACCTGG CCCCCcgtgctgtcccctgtcctgatGGCCAGTCCGAGTGTCCCGATGATGCCACATGCTGTGTGACAAGCAGCGGCGCCTGGGGGTGCTGCCCCATGCCCCAG GCCTCGTGCTGTGCTGACAAGGtgcactgctgtccccatgcCACCATCTGCGACCTGACCCGCGGGCGCTGTGTGTCCCCCAGCGGTGACACTGACGTCCCCCTGAGCACAGCCTTCCCCTCCTGGAAGCGCCAGCCCCCTGCCCCAG TCGCACTGCGCCAGGTGCTGTGTCCTGATGGCCGCTCGGCGTGTCCTGATGGGACAACCTGCTGCCAGCTGTCCCCAACGCAGTatggctgctgtcccctgcagaAC GCCGTGTGCTGCGGTGATGGGcagcactgctgtccccagggcaccACCTGCGACCTGATTCACTCCACCTGCACCTCCCTGGGGGGCTCTGCACCCctggcagcactgcccacaG CTCGTGACGTCAAGTGTGACGAGGAGACGAGCTGTCCCGATGGGAACACGTGCTGCCGGCTCAGCTCAGGGGCCTGGGGGTGCTGCCCCCTCGAGCAG GCCGTCTGCTGCCCCGACCACGTGCACTGCTGCCCCCAGGGCTACACCTGCGACCCCGAGGGGGGCAGCTGCCTGCAGGGGGGGGGCACCCGCCGGCCCTGGGTGCGCAAGAccccggcgctgccccgggAGGGACAGGTGACCTTGGGGGATGTCAAATGTGATGAAAAGACGAGCTGTCCTGATGGGAGCACGTGCTGCAGGCTGAGCCTGGGCACCTGGGGGTGCTGCCCCCTCGAGCAG GCCGTCTGCTGCCCCGACCACGTGCACTGCTGCCCCCAGGGCTACACCTGCGACCCCGAGGGGggcagctgcctgcaggaggGGGGCACCCGCCGGCCCTGGGTGCGCAAGAccccggcgctgccccgggAGGGACAGGTGACCTCAGGGGATGTCAAATGCGATGAAAAGACGAGCTGTCCTGACGGGAGCACGTGCTGCAGGCTGAGCCTGGGCACCTGGGGGTGCTGCCCCCTCGAGCAG GCCGTTTGCTGCGGGGAccaccagcactgctgtccCCGAGGCTACACCTGCAACGTGGCCACCGAGagctgtgagaagctgctggagccCACCTGGCTACTGCCAACCCCCTCAGCCCCCCGCCAggccccctcagccccccacCGGCCACCCCCCGTCCCACTGCGAGCCCCTGGCACTCACCCAGGTGGCCTCGTGCCCTGCGGTGCCAGCGGCTCCTGCCGCGGGGGCCAGCGGTGCTGCCAGGCCCGGGGAGGCTCTTGGGGGTGCTGCCCCTTTGCCCAG ggctcctgctgctccGACGGCCGTCACTGCTGCCCCGCGGGGTCCCAGTGCACtgggggaggctggggctgcagcccccagcacccATTCCTGTTCTGA
- the TMEM98 gene encoding transmembrane protein 98 — protein METVVIVAIGVLATIFLASFVALVVVCRQRYCHPKDLRHHYDTKPIVDLMGTTETPSEPSELELDDVVITNPHIEAILENEDWVEDASGLVSHCIAILKICHTLTEKLVAMTMGSGARVKSPASLGDIIVVAKRISPRVDDVVRSMYPPLDPKLLDARAAALLLSVSHLVLVTRSACRQPAARHWVERSLAAAEEHMAVLRQAAMATEPERPPGPAEPPRQEQSAI, from the exons ATGGAGACCGTTGTCATTGTGGCCATCGGGGTGCTGGCCACCATCTTCCTGGCGTCCTTCGTGGCGCTGGTGGTGGTGTGCAGGCAGCGCTACTGTCACCCCAAGGACCTGCGCCACCACTACGACACCAA ACCCATCGTGGACCTGATGGGGACCACAGAGACGCCATCAGAGCCCTCGGAGCTGGAGCTGGACGATGTGGTCATCACCAACCCCCACATCGAGGCCATCCTGGAGAACGAGGACTGGGTCGAGGACGCCTC GGGTCTGGTGTCCCACTGCATCGCCATCCTGAAG ATCTGTCACACACTGACGGAGAAGTTGGTGGCCATGACCATGGGCTCAGGCGCACGCGTGAAATCCCCGGCCAGCCTGGGTGACATCATCGTGGTGGCCAAGCGCATCAGCCCCAG GGTGGACGATGTGGTGAGATCCATGTACCCCCCGCTGGACCCCAAACTGCTGGACGCGAG ggccGCGGCGCTGCTGCTGTCGGTCAGTCACCTGGTGCTGGTGACCCGCAGCGCCTGTCGCCAGCCGGCCGCCCGCCACTGGGTCGAGCGGTCACTGGCGGCTGCCGAGGAGCACATGGCCGTGCTGCGCCAGGCTGCCATGGCCACTGAGCCTGAGCGGCCCCCGGGCCCCGCTGAGCCGCCCCGCCAGGAGCAGTCGGCCATCTGA